The Mycolicibacterium duvalii DNA window GGGAACTCCTCGCGCCCGGTGAGCGGGTCGAGCCGCGACCAGCCGGCCTTGATCGGTGTGGTCGCGGCCCCGTCGACGGGTGAGAACCGGGCGCTGTCATGCCAATTGAGCAGCGCGGTGGCGGTGGCCACCAGCTGGGCGCTGACGTCGTCGAACACGTCGCCGGTGCGCCGCAGGTCGAGCACCTCGACCGGCGTGTCCAGGTCGTCGGGCGGTTCGAGTTCGGCACGCACAGCCCAGACGTGGCGACCGTCGTGGAGCCGGCCGAGGAACACCGCGTGCTCCGGCGGCCGGGCGCCGATCGAGGCGGCGCTGTTGAGCACGGCCCGGCCCGCCGAGATCAGTACCTGGTTGCGCCGGTCCACGCGCAGCAGCAGCGCGTCGGGCCAGCCCGCCACGGCTGCGTCGATGTCGGTGCGCAACGCGTCGGCGCGGTCGGCACCGACCCGCGACAGCAACGGCACCTGCCGCAGCCGGAATGAACTCATCGCTCCTCGTTGCTCTTCCCGCAAGCGCTCATCGCTCCTCGTTGCTGCGGATGTAGAGCAGCCGGTCACCCAGTTCGAGTGCGTCTACCTCGGCATCGTCGACGCGGATCAGCTTGTTGCCGCGCACGACACCGAGCACGATGTCGGTTTGGTGACGCGGAGAGCTGCCGACTTCTTTCGTCGTCACCTCGCGCTCGGCGATTGCGAAGCCGGCGTCAGGGGTCAGCAGGTCCTCCATCATCGCCACGACGCTCGGGGTCTGCACCGCGATGCCGAGCAGACGGCCCGCGGTTTCGGAGGTCACCACCGTCGAATCCGCACCGGATTGCTTGAGCAGGTGTTCGTTGTCGGATTCCCGCACCGCGGCGATGATCTTCGCATTCGGCGCGAGTTCGCGTGCGGTGAGCGTGACCAGCACGGCGGTGTCGTCCCGGTTGGCGGCGACGATGATCGTCTTGGCGTGCTGGGCGCCGGCCAGCCGCAGGACCTCGGAGTCGGTCGCGGTACCGCGCACCGTGACCAAGCCGGCGCTCTTGGCACGCTCGAGAGCAGCGGTGTCTTCGTCGACGACGACGATGTCGCCCGGGGCGATCTCGTCACCGACCATCGCCGCGACAGCGGTGCGTCCCTTCGTTCCGTATCCGATGACGACGGTGTGGTTGCGCACCTTGTTCCTCCACTGCTGGATCTTGAACGCCTGTCGCGACTCGGTCGTGAGGGTTTCGACCGTGGTTCCGATCAGCACGATCAGGAACGCCACGCGCAGCGGGGTGATCACCAGGACGTTGACCAGACGCGCTCCCGCGGTGACCGGGGTGATGTCGCCGTAGCCGGTGGTGGACAGCGACACCGTGGCGTAGTAGAAGCAATCGAGAAGGCTGAGACCGTCGCCCTGATTGTCACGGTAGCCGTCTCGGTCGATGTAGACGATCAGCACGACCGCGCACAGCACCGCCAGCGCGATGACGATCCGCTTCGTGATGCGCAGCCACGGGCTGGGGATGTCCTGAGGGATCTGGACGCGGTCCACCAGCGAGTGCACGGGCCGGTCGGCCAGCGGCTGGTTGATACGACTGAGCCGTCGCCGCAGCCTGCCCTTAGCCACGGGGGTCCGTCACGGGATGAGGCTGCCGCACCAGCACAATGTAATCATGACCTCTTCCCCGGCGGCAGCACAGCAGGCCACGACACGCGCATACCGGACGGCGGCGATGCTGCTGGGCATCGGGGCGCTGCACTTCATCGCACCGAAGCCGTTCGACGGCATCGTCCCGGCCGAACTGCCCGGCAGCGCCCGCACCTACACCTACGCCTCCGGCGTCGCCGAGATCGCCATCGGCGGCATGCTGCTGGCGCCGCGCACCCGCCGGGCCGGGGCGCTGGCCGCCGTGGCGCTCTACGTCTCGGTGTTCCCGGCCAACGTCAACATGGTCCGGCTGTGGAAGAACAAGCCGCTGCCGATGCGGCTGGCGGCGCTGGCCCGGCTGCCGCTGCAGATCCCGATGATCACCCAGGCCCTGAAGATCTATCGGCAGTCCTGACGACGCTCAGGCCGCCAGGTCGCCGCGTGCGATCAGGGTGGCCAGCTCCTCGGGGCCGGGCAGGTGCTCGGGTGTCACGGTCTGGCCGTGGCGTACGTAGTGGAACGCCGCGCGCACCGATGACGGGGGGCAGCCCTGCAGTCGCGCCCAGGCCAGTCGGTAGATCGCCAACTGGATGGCATTGTGCTGCAACTCTTCCGGCGTGGCCGGCGGCTCGCCGGTCTTCCAGTCCAGCACGGTGACACCGCCGTCATCGTCGGCGAACACGGCGTCGATGCGGCCGCGCACCACCCGGTCGCCGAGCATCATGTCGAACGGCACCTCCACGTCGATCGGGGTGCGCGCAGCCCACGGCGAGACGGCGAACGCTGCCTGCAGTTCCTCGAGTTCGCCGTCGTCCTGCCGGTCGGCGTCCACCGCGCCGGGCAGGTCGTCGAGGTCGAACAACTTGTCCGACTGGAAGTACCGCTGCACCCATTCGTGGAAGGCGGTGCCCAGCAATGCGTGGGCGTCGGGCCGGCGGGGCAGTCTGCGCTGCAGGCGCGCCACCGCGGCTTCGGGATCACGCCCCAGGTCCACCACCGTGCTCACCGACAGCGCCGCGGGCAGCGGCACCGGCGGCCGCTGCTGGGCGCGGCGGCGTTCGGCCAACAGCGCGTCGACGTCGGCGGACCACCCGTGGTCGTCGACCGTCTCGGCCGGCGGTAGGTCGCCCGACATCGCCTGCGCGACCAGGTGGGCGCCGCGGTCGGTGTCCGCGCGTCGGGTCGCGAGGGGATCGACCGGCCACATCGCCTCCACCGCGCGTTCCCGCAGCGGGTTGGTGTCACCGTCGGCGGGCGCGTCGGCCCATCGGTCGACCGTGCCGCACGGGCTACCCGCCGCGGCCGACGCGTCGATGATGTCCTTGAGCTCGCACAGGAACGTCGACGGGCCACGAGGCTTGGACTCGGTGGCTCCCCAGTGGTGCCCGGAGACCAGCAGGGTCTGCTCGGCCCTGGTGATCGCCACGTACAGCAGGCGCCGCTCCTCGTCGGTGCGCCGCTGCTCGAGGCTGCGCTTGTGGTCGGAGATCTTGTCCGACAATCCTTTCCGATCGCTGACATCGGAGGTGTCGAGTACCGGCACGCCGTGCTCGGACACCGCCGCGCAGTCGCCGCGCAGCAGCGGGGGCAGGTCGGACGCATCGGTCAGCCAGGTGCGCGGCAGCGCAGTCGACGGGAACACCCGGCCGCTGAGGTGGGGCACCGCGACGATCTGCCACTCCAGTCCTTTCGCGGCGTGCACGGTCAGGATCTGGACGCGGTCCTCGGCCACGCTGATCTCGGCGGGGGCCAGCCCGTTCTCGACCTCTTCGGCGGTGTCGAGATACGCCAGCATCCCGGTCACGGTCGCACCCGGTCGCGACGCATAGTCGGCCACCACGTCGCTGAACGCGTCGAGGTGCTCAGTCCCCGACCAGCCGGCGGTGACCGGGCGTGCCGCGCGCGCCTCGGCGTCCACGCCCAGCACGCGGCGCACTTCGGCGACCAGTTCGGGCAGCGGGCTGTCCAGATGGGCGCGCAGCGCGGTCAGCTCCCGGGCGACAGCGACGATGCGCGCATAGCCCGCCGCCGAATACGCTTCCGCGGGCCCGGGATCACTCAACGCGTCGGCCAGACACGCTTCGTCGACGTCCGGGCCGGACTGCGCGACCACCTGCTCGGCGACGCTGCCAGCCGTCGGGACCGGGTCACCGGCGTGCAGGGTCACCGCGCGGCGCCACAACGCGGCGATGTCGCGGGCCCCGAGGCGCCACCGCGGCCCGGTCAGCACGCGCAGCGCCGCCGGTCCGGCCGTCGGGTCGGCCGCCAACCGCAGCATCGCGACCACGTCGGCCACCTCGGGCACCGCCAACAGTCCCGCCACCCCGACGACCTCGACGGCCACACCGCGCCGACTCAGTGCGTCGGCCATCGGCGCGGCGTCGGCGTTGCGGCGCACCAGAACTGCCGCAGTGGGCGCCGAACCGGCAGCTGCCACCCCGGCGTGGTAGCGCCGGGCCACCTCGTCGGCCACCCATTCGCGTTCGGCCTCGACGTCGGTGAACAGCGCGCAGTGCACATCACCGGGTTCGGCGCCGGGCCGGGACCGCAACGCGCGCACCGCCACCGACCGCCGGCGCGCGTCGGTGGAGACCTCGTTGGCCAGGTGCAGAACCTCCGGGGGGTTGCGCCAGCTCGTGCGCAGTTCCAGCGCCGGTGCCGGGCTGCCGTCCGAGCGCGGGAAGTCGGTGGTGAACCTCGGCAGGTTGGTCGCCGACGCGCCGCGCCACCCGTAGATCGACTGGATCGGGTCACCGACGGCGGTCAACGCCAGACCGTCGTCGGCGCCGCCGCCGAACAGCGCGGACAACGCGACGCGCTGCGCGTGCCCGGTGTCCTGGTATTCGTCGAGCAGCACCACCCGGAAGCGTTGCCGCAGCTGCTCCCCCACCTGCGGGCACTGCGCCGCCAACCGCGCCGCCGAGGCCATCTGCATGCCGAAGTCGACGACACGCTCCTCGCGCATCCGCCGGTGCAGCGCATCGATCAACGGCACCAACAAGGTTCGTTCGGTCTGCGTGGCCAGCATCCGCAGCAGCCACTGGCTGGGCCCGCGGTCACGCTGCCAACGGCCGGCCGGCAACGTGTGCACCAGCCGTTCCAACTCCACGTGCGTGTCCCGCAGCTGGTCGGTGTCGACCAGGTGTTCGGAGAGTTGACCGGCCAGCTTGAGCACCATCGCGGTGACCGCCGCCGGGGACTTCTCGGTGGGCAGTTCCTCGGGGTACTCGCAGACCACCCGGAAGGCCAGCTGCCACAATTCGGTTTCGCT harbors:
- the nudC gene encoding NAD(+) diphosphatase, which gives rise to MSSFRLRQVPLLSRVGADRADALRTDIDAAVAGWPDALLLRVDRRNQVLISAGRAVLNSAASIGARPPEHAVFLGRLHDGRHVWAVRAELEPPDDLDTPVEVLDLRRTGDVFDDVSAQLVATATALLNWHDSARFSPVDGAATTPIKAGWSRLDPLTGREEFPRIDPAVICLVHDGHDRAVLARQTVWPQRLFSILAGFVEAGESFESCVVREIAEEIGLAVTDVEYLGSQPWPFPRSLMVGFHALGDPEQEFSFNDGEIAEAAWFTREEIREALGRGDWSSASDARLLLPGSISIAREIIESWAAQD
- a CDS encoding potassium channel family protein; translated protein: MAKGRLRRRLSRINQPLADRPVHSLVDRVQIPQDIPSPWLRITKRIVIALAVLCAVVLIVYIDRDGYRDNQGDGLSLLDCFYYATVSLSTTGYGDITPVTAGARLVNVLVITPLRVAFLIVLIGTTVETLTTESRQAFKIQQWRNKVRNHTVVIGYGTKGRTAVAAMVGDEIAPGDIVVVDEDTAALERAKSAGLVTVRGTATDSEVLRLAGAQHAKTIIVAANRDDTAVLVTLTARELAPNAKIIAAVRESDNEHLLKQSGADSTVVTSETAGRLLGIAVQTPSVVAMMEDLLTPDAGFAIAEREVTTKEVGSSPRHQTDIVLGVVRGNKLIRVDDAEVDALELGDRLLYIRSNEER
- a CDS encoding DoxX family protein, whose protein sequence is MTSSPAAAQQATTRAYRTAAMLLGIGALHFIAPKPFDGIVPAELPGSARTYTYASGVAEIAIGGMLLAPRTRRAGALAAVALYVSVFPANVNMVRLWKNKPLPMRLAALARLPLQIPMITQALKIYRQS
- a CDS encoding ATP-dependent helicase, with protein sequence MTDVRYSPAELADALGLFAPTEEQAAVISAPPGPLVVIAGAGAGKTETMAARVVWLVANGFARPSEVLGLTFTRKAAGQLLRRVRARLARLAGAGLMIPGADITEDPVTISTYHAFAGTLLREFGLLSPPSASCPQPVEPDVRLLSETELWQLAFRVVCEYPEELPTEKSPAAVTAMVLKLAGQLSEHLVDTDQLRDTHVELERLVHTLPAGRWQRDRGPSQWLLRMLATQTERTLLVPLIDALHRRMREERVVDFGMQMASAARLAAQCPQVGEQLRQRFRVVLLDEYQDTGHAQRVALSALFGGGADDGLALTAVGDPIQSIYGWRGASATNLPRFTTDFPRSDGSPAPALELRTSWRNPPEVLHLANEVSTDARRRSVAVRALRSRPGAEPGDVHCALFTDVEAEREWVADEVARRYHAGVAAAGSAPTAAVLVRRNADAAPMADALSRRGVAVEVVGVAGLLAVPEVADVVAMLRLAADPTAGPAALRVLTGPRWRLGARDIAALWRRAVTLHAGDPVPTAGSVAEQVVAQSGPDVDEACLADALSDPGPAEAYSAAGYARIVAVARELTALRAHLDSPLPELVAEVRRVLGVDAEARAARPVTAGWSGTEHLDAFSDVVADYASRPGATVTGMLAYLDTAEEVENGLAPAEISVAEDRVQILTVHAAKGLEWQIVAVPHLSGRVFPSTALPRTWLTDASDLPPLLRGDCAAVSEHGVPVLDTSDVSDRKGLSDKISDHKRSLEQRRTDEERRLLYVAITRAEQTLLVSGHHWGATESKPRGPSTFLCELKDIIDASAAAGSPCGTVDRWADAPADGDTNPLRERAVEAMWPVDPLATRRADTDRGAHLVAQAMSGDLPPAETVDDHGWSADVDALLAERRRAQQRPPVPLPAALSVSTVVDLGRDPEAAVARLQRRLPRRPDAHALLGTAFHEWVQRYFQSDKLFDLDDLPGAVDADRQDDGELEELQAAFAVSPWAARTPIDVEVPFDMMLGDRVVRGRIDAVFADDDGGVTVLDWKTGEPPATPEELQHNAIQLAIYRLAWARLQGCPPSSVRAAFHYVRHGQTVTPEHLPGPEELATLIARGDLAA